A portion of the Bacteroidales bacterium genome contains these proteins:
- a CDS encoding tetratricopeptide repeat protein: MSTNKELLEKAQALNNEKKYSEVIELLPDNLLEKLNDADLYVEKAHAHHGLYENDFCENAVDKALVINPNQAKANHYKGNIYVDLKKYDEAIRYYNKAIESNPKYANPYNGLGDVYSDLKEYDKTIENYNRAIELDPKNAYTYTELGNVYKSLQQYDKAIENYNRAIELNSKGKYSYQGLGVVYINLKDYEKAIKYFNKAIELDHKDAYAYNGLGNAYYCKKEFNKANESYKEAIEIDPNFAYPYNGLGNVYNNLKEYDKAIENYNRAIELNPGHKHPFNGLGIVYNKLKKYDKAIENFNKAIKLDSKYALPYYNRAITYRFRNEYQNALNDFEKYIEYTEDKSDYFALQAQSKIEELNKSITSADYGIIEQLVKGIKDILLIKNGSVTHYTSLTAAKAMILDDSKFRLSECAFLNDSSEGRELFKFLGISEAPTRRSEENCAMPFTRKPFIGSFVSDIKHDDLTLWRMYGKESKEEAKGCSITLDSKKLQESLMDTIKSGSKKDTPDMVGDDFNFYRMVYRTQNKENLFVVPGAKDEEKELNICMNQLAEKVKDYIANVKKKSYSIKDLLELLNSIAYLFKSVEYQYEHEIRMVVNGAGLEKKINSDNNQLRVYIETVPINPIIQKITLGPKVERAEEWAAAFYYELDKQRLHPEIYISHLPFK, from the coding sequence ATGTCAACAAACAAAGAATTACTAGAAAAGGCGCAAGCCTTAAACAATGAAAAAAAGTATTCTGAGGTAATAGAATTACTCCCTGACAACTTATTGGAAAAATTAAATGATGCTGATTTATATGTAGAAAAAGCACATGCACATCATGGATTATATGAAAATGATTTTTGCGAAAATGCGGTTGACAAGGCTCTCGTTATTAATCCAAATCAAGCGAAGGCGAACCATTATAAAGGCAATATCTATGTTGATTTAAAGAAATACGATGAAGCAATAAGATATTATAATAAAGCAATAGAAAGCAATCCTAAATATGCAAATCCTTACAATGGATTAGGAGATGTTTATTCAGATTTGAAAGAATACGACAAGACAATAGAAAACTATAATAGAGCTATTGAACTTGATCCTAAAAATGCATACACTTATACTGAATTAGGAAATGTTTATAAAAGTTTGCAACAATATGACAAAGCCATAGAAAACTATAATAGAGCTATTGAACTTAATTCCAAAGGTAAATATTCTTACCAAGGATTAGGAGTTGTTTATATTAATCTAAAAGACTACGAGAAGGCAATAAAATATTTCAATAAAGCCATAGAACTTGATCATAAAGATGCATACGCTTACAATGGATTAGGAAATGCTTATTATTGCAAGAAAGAATTCAATAAAGCCAATGAATCCTATAAAGAAGCAATAGAAATTGATCCCAATTTTGCATATCCTTACAACGGATTAGGAAATGTTTATAATAATTTGAAAGAATATGACAAAGCAATTGAAAATTATAATAGAGCCATCGAACTTAATCCTGGACATAAACATCCATTCAATGGATTAGGAATTGTTTATAATAAGTTGAAAAAATATGACAAAGCCATAGAAAACTTCAATAAAGCTATTAAACTTGATTCGAAGTATGCTCTTCCTTACTATAACCGTGCCATAACATATAGATTTAGAAATGAGTACCAGAATGCACTTAACGATTTTGAAAAATATATTGAGTATACCGAAGATAAATCGGATTACTTTGCATTGCAAGCCCAATCAAAAATTGAAGAATTAAATAAATCGATTACCAGTGCTGATTACGGTATTATTGAGCAACTAGTGAAGGGGATTAAAGATATTTTACTGATTAAGAATGGTTCTGTTACCCACTATACCAGCTTAACGGCAGCTAAAGCCATGATTTTAGATGATAGTAAGTTTAGGCTATCTGAATGTGCTTTTCTTAACGACTCATCAGAGGGTAGGGAACTCTTCAAGTTTCTGGGAATCTCCGAAGCACCAACCAGAAGGAGCGAGGAGAATTGCGCAATGCCATTTACTCGAAAGCCCTTTATCGGTAGCTTTGTTTCGGATATTAAGCACGACGATTTAACGCTATGGCGTATGTACGGCAAGGAGAGTAAGGAGGAGGCGAAGGGATGTTCAATAACACTTGATAGTAAAAAGTTGCAGGAAAGTTTAATGGATACAATAAAATCTGGAAGCAAAAAAGATACTCCCGACATGGTGGGTGATGACTTTAACTTCTATAGAATGGTATACAGAACTCAGAATAAAGAGAACTTATTTGTAGTACCAGGAGCTAAAGATGAAGAGAAGGAGTTAAATATTTGTATGAACCAATTAGCAGAAAAAGTAAAGGATTATATAGCCAATGTCAAAAAGAAATCATATAGTATTAAAGATTTACTGGAGCTGCTAAACTCAATAGCCTATCTATTTAAAAGTGTGGAGTACCAGTACGAGCATGAGATAAGAATGGTGGTAAATGGAGCTGGATTAGAGAAAAAGATTAATAGTGATAATAACCAGCTAAGAGTTTACATAGAAACAGTACCCATTAACCCTATAATCCAAAAAATCACATTAGGCCCAAAGGTTGAAAGGGCTGAGGAATGGGCAGCTGCTTTTTATTATGAATTAGACAAACAGCGTCTTCACCCTGAAATCTATATATCGCATTTGCCGTTTAAGTAA
- a CDS encoding isochorismatase family protein, which translates to MKKNLPIIILTLLISIANCYSQEVKDQKSKRMRPALLVIDIQNAYLPMIPDREKEVGMYMINAMIDLFRKNGFPIIRIHHQDLVEGPKTDSEAFEFPTTVQIKPDDPRVIKHYGDGFNKTELDRVLKDKGCNTVFLCGLSAVGCVLATYIGAENHDFKAFFIKDAIMSHNSTYTDNIEEIFGAISYDVVKVMLENAEK; encoded by the coding sequence ATGAAGAAAAATCTACCCATTATCATTCTTACCCTTCTTATTAGCATTGCAAATTGCTACTCGCAGGAGGTTAAGGATCAAAAATCGAAACGTATGAGACCTGCTTTACTCGTTATCGACATTCAGAACGCCTACCTACCGATGATTCCTGATCGTGAAAAGGAGGTTGGAATGTATATGATTAACGCAATGATTGATCTTTTCAGAAAGAATGGGTTCCCAATTATCCGAATCCATCATCAGGATTTAGTTGAAGGGCCTAAAACCGATTCCGAAGCTTTTGAGTTCCCCACAACAGTTCAGATAAAACCTGACGATCCAAGGGTTATAAAGCACTACGGCGATGGTTTTAATAAAACCGAATTGGATAGAGTGCTAAAGGATAAAGGTTGCAATACGGTTTTTCTTTGTGGATTAAGCGCAGTTGGTTGTGTTTTGGCAACGTACATTGGTGCAGAAAATCATGATTTTAAAGCCTTTTTTATTAAAGATGCTATCATGAGCCATAATTCTACCTACACCGATAATATTGAAGAGATTTTTGGGGCTATAAGCTACGATGTTGTTAAGGTGATGTTGGAAAATGCGGAGAAATAA
- a CDS encoding FtsX-like permease family protein, which translates to MFKHIITIAIRNIAKYWNYSLINISGLAIGLASFMFIVLYITDELSYDRFNEKADRVYRVNRFYNANDANEDAATCPFPLGPTLETAYPDMVEKSVRFFNALRPQWFFDYTNSKNEVIKFNEPNFVLADSSVFDIFTIPFVQGDSKTALARPGTIVITESTAKRYFGKESPIGKNLRVEEFANFEVTGIIKDLPAQSHLRIDLMASLSSFIQFNRGRGQFNPGWIWNPCWTYVLLKPGIKPEMLDKKFPEFYKTYYTGIQNQDVRHYLQSLKDIHLKSHHMYEMRQNSDIMYVYILSIIAAIVLILACINFMNLVTASSAGRAKEIGIKKVFGSNRKGLALQFLGEAVIQSVFAMIIALILVEIFLPGLNNFTGKHILTSFLFQPKLLAFIIPLSVVVGLFAGLYPAIFLSSFQPLKVLKGSLKNGSKSVTARRGLVIFQFTISIGLIIGAFVVFAQLNFMRNAKIGFKKDQIITFQSVGQLFRNYEAFKEELRSDKNIVSVTGMEDVLGVNHNTRAYQIEGLNAGEDYYVPAFLVDWDFIQTFDFKVVSGRAFSRDFPSDTVNAVMINETMVKNMGWTNENAIGRKVKSLDGDERVIGVVKDFHAMSLRSPLNNFIIDMFRRPQAFAQVIAVRINSNNYKEAIKFIESKWTKFVPTRPFEYNILEQQISGLYNDEEKFGKFTIMLSILAIIIASMGLIGLTSFLAEQRTKEIGIRRVLGASSGSIIKLMSNEFIILLIISNVISWPITYFATTGWLKNYASHIDTKWWLFILSGLITLFIALIIIGVRAYRTSNMNPAKTLKYE; encoded by the coding sequence ATGTTTAAACATATCATTACCATCGCAATTAGGAATATTGCAAAATACTGGAACTATTCGCTAATCAACATTAGCGGGCTTGCAATTGGTTTAGCAAGTTTTATGTTTATTGTACTTTACATAACCGATGAGCTTAGCTACGATAGGTTTAACGAAAAAGCTGATCGAGTATACCGCGTTAACCGCTTTTACAACGCTAACGATGCTAATGAGGATGCAGCAACATGTCCATTCCCATTAGGGCCAACACTTGAAACCGCTTACCCAGATATGGTAGAGAAATCAGTAAGGTTTTTCAATGCTTTGCGTCCTCAATGGTTTTTTGATTATACGAATAGCAAAAACGAGGTTATAAAGTTTAATGAACCAAATTTTGTTCTTGCTGATTCGAGCGTGTTCGATATATTTACTATTCCTTTCGTACAAGGAGATTCAAAAACAGCCCTTGCCAGACCGGGAACAATTGTAATAACTGAATCAACTGCAAAAAGATATTTTGGGAAAGAATCACCAATTGGCAAAAATTTACGGGTAGAGGAGTTTGCAAACTTTGAAGTTACTGGGATTATAAAGGATCTACCAGCTCAATCGCATTTAAGGATTGATTTGATGGCCTCTCTATCAAGTTTTATTCAATTCAACCGTGGAAGAGGTCAGTTTAACCCCGGTTGGATTTGGAATCCTTGCTGGACTTACGTTCTGTTAAAACCGGGGATTAAACCAGAAATGCTCGATAAAAAATTCCCTGAGTTCTATAAAACATACTACACTGGCATTCAAAATCAGGATGTAAGACACTACCTACAGAGCTTAAAGGATATACATCTGAAATCGCACCACATGTATGAAATGCGTCAGAATAGCGATATAATGTATGTTTATATTCTATCAATTATTGCCGCTATTGTTCTTATTCTTGCCTGTATCAATTTTATGAATTTGGTTACAGCAAGCTCCGCAGGTAGGGCAAAGGAGATTGGCATTAAAAAGGTGTTTGGGAGTAATCGTAAAGGTTTAGCCTTGCAGTTCCTAGGTGAAGCTGTTATCCAAAGCGTTTTTGCAATGATTATCGCTCTAATTCTTGTTGAAATTTTCCTTCCAGGATTAAATAATTTTACAGGGAAGCATATACTCACCTCATTTTTATTCCAACCTAAACTGCTTGCTTTCATCATACCTTTATCAGTAGTTGTTGGCCTATTTGCCGGATTATACCCAGCAATATTCCTATCATCGTTTCAACCGCTTAAAGTACTGAAAGGATCACTTAAAAATGGCTCAAAAAGTGTTACGGCACGGAGGGGTTTGGTGATTTTTCAGTTTACAATTTCAATAGGATTAATAATAGGTGCATTTGTAGTTTTTGCTCAGCTTAACTTTATGCGAAATGCAAAAATTGGTTTCAAAAAGGATCAAATTATAACTTTTCAGTCCGTTGGACAGCTATTCAGAAATTACGAGGCTTTTAAAGAGGAATTACGTAGCGATAAAAATATAGTTTCTGTTACAGGAATGGAGGATGTACTTGGTGTAAACCATAACACACGAGCTTACCAGATTGAGGGATTAAACGCTGGCGAAGACTATTATGTTCCGGCATTTTTGGTTGATTGGGATTTTATCCAAACTTTCGATTTTAAGGTTGTTTCGGGTAGGGCTTTCTCCAGAGATTTCCCTAGCGATACCGTAAATGCTGTTATGATTAACGAAACCATGGTAAAAAACATGGGTTGGACAAATGAGAATGCTATTGGGCGAAAGGTTAAATCGTTAGATGGGGATGAAAGAGTTATTGGGGTTGTTAAAGACTTTCATGCGATGTCGTTGCGTAGCCCTTTGAATAATTTTATTATTGATATGTTTCGCAGACCACAGGCATTTGCTCAAGTTATTGCAGTAAGGATAAACTCGAACAACTACAAAGAAGCCATTAAGTTTATTGAAAGTAAATGGACCAAATTTGTTCCCACCCGACCATTCGAGTATAATATTCTAGAACAGCAAATTAGCGGCCTTTATAATGATGAGGAGAAGTTTGGAAAGTTTACTATTATGCTTAGCATTTTAGCCATTATTATTGCAAGTATGGGACTAATTGGCTTAACCTCATTCCTAGCAGAGCAACGCACAAAGGAAATTGGGATACGAAGGGTTTTAGGGGCATCATCGGGTAGTATTATTAAGCTGATGTCGAATGAGTTTATAATTCTACTAATTATCTCCAACGTTATATCGTGGCCTATAACTTATTTTGCAACAACTGGCTGGTTAAAAAACTATGCAAGCCATATCGATACAAAATGGTGGTTATTCATCCTTTCTGGCTTAATAACCCTATTTATAGCATTAATTATTATTGGGGTTCGGGCATATAGAACATCGAATATGAATCCTGCTAAAACGTTGAAATACGAATAG
- a CDS encoding ATP-binding protein yields the protein MKHIITKILELIHSNREGDYWDFKREPHDNKASLLHDIICLSNSLHKGEKYLIIGVADPTENCEIIGLTKGQENRKNQSNLIDFLRNKPFAGGIRPEIEIETILLNSLEVDVIKIKDNPYKPYYLTSDIRDKDKCVKAHHIYTRVVDTNTPIDSFADLYHVEKMWYQRFGLDLNPSERFKKLLLRPDEWFEDFGNVEYAYHKDFPEFRIEVSEPNEMWEPFCEFYPNNKGYYGKALFKYQLNTLFELTYIYCDEMRIMLANPSSRYVKIGNEEQWFYYYDLSTWDGIFLQFLLRKKIHFGSRGLGAPFLIFNNNDKVNEFQKYLENNKSVIDSLQPDCVPTQRKKEYNSVVSLEFLCKAKMIFEKMDYT from the coding sequence ATGAAACATATAATTACCAAAATACTTGAATTAATTCACTCAAATAGAGAAGGAGATTATTGGGATTTCAAAAGAGAGCCGCATGACAATAAAGCGTCTTTATTACATGATATAATATGTTTATCCAATTCTTTACATAAAGGTGAAAAATATTTGATTATTGGCGTTGCAGACCCAACTGAAAATTGTGAAATAATCGGATTGACTAAAGGACAAGAAAATAGAAAGAATCAATCAAATCTTATAGATTTTTTGCGTAACAAACCATTTGCGGGAGGAATAAGACCTGAAATAGAAATTGAAACGATTTTATTAAATAGCTTAGAAGTTGATGTTATAAAAATTAAGGATAATCCATATAAACCTTATTATTTAACATCTGACATACGTGATAAAGACAAATGTGTAAAAGCACATCATATTTATACGAGAGTAGTTGATACAAATACACCAATAGATTCTTTTGCAGATTTGTATCATGTCGAAAAAATGTGGTATCAGAGATTTGGACTAGATTTAAATCCTTCAGAAAGATTTAAAAAACTTTTACTTAGACCAGATGAGTGGTTTGAGGATTTTGGAAATGTGGAATATGCTTATCATAAAGATTTCCCTGAATTTAGAATAGAGGTCTCAGAGCCAAACGAAATGTGGGAGCCATTCTGTGAGTTTTATCCAAACAACAAAGGTTATTATGGAAAAGCCTTATTTAAATACCAATTAAATACACTTTTTGAACTAACTTATATCTATTGTGATGAAATGAGAATAATGCTTGCCAATCCAAGTTCAAGATATGTCAAAATAGGAAATGAAGAACAATGGTTCTACTATTACGATTTGAGCACTTGGGATGGAATATTTCTTCAATTTTTACTTCGCAAAAAGATACATTTTGGTTCACGTGGATTAGGTGCACCGTTTTTAATTTTTAATAACAATGACAAAGTGAATGAATTCCAGAAATATTTAGAAAACAATAAATCAGTTATTGATTCACTGCAACCTGACTGTGTTCCTACTCAGAGAAAGAAAGAGTATAATTCTGTTGTAAGTTTAGAATTTCTGTGTAAAGCAAAAATGATATTTGAAAAAATGGACTACACCTAA
- a CDS encoding outer membrane beta-barrel protein, translating into MKKLILYIFLSFLFLRVAGQRIEFSGGLNNNRFFSSQKDGGHLRTNFNNTYSYSLGIGLEDIKLDTLLKFRIILKFDNYRGSIHTINGGLAGESTTNATVDKYIVGLGVYPLNFNINKKIRISLGGEINYLIAETESGYQSSWQIGQPDSYKLTENGSITKNSRFNFGLLFRIGYDIRLKKDWYIVPQYIFYRGLTEEFKNIEAPTMSLRHYLQIGIIKQLR; encoded by the coding sequence ATGAAGAAACTAATACTTTACATATTTCTCAGTTTCTTGTTTTTAAGAGTGGCAGGACAGCGTATTGAGTTTTCTGGTGGTTTAAATAACAATCGGTTTTTTAGTTCACAGAAAGATGGAGGACATCTTAGAACAAATTTTAACAATACTTATAGCTATTCGCTAGGAATTGGATTAGAAGACATCAAATTAGACACTCTATTAAAATTTAGGATTATTTTAAAATTTGACAATTATAGAGGTAGTATACACACAATAAATGGCGGACTTGCTGGAGAAAGCACAACTAACGCTACTGTAGACAAATATATAGTTGGACTGGGAGTATACCCATTGAACTTTAATATCAATAAAAAAATCAGGATTAGCCTTGGGGGTGAGATCAATTATTTAATTGCTGAAACGGAATCGGGATACCAATCATCTTGGCAAATAGGACAACCAGATTCATATAAATTAACTGAAAATGGGTCAATTACGAAAAATAGCAGATTTAATTTTGGCCTATTATTTAGAATTGGCTATGATATTAGATTAAAGAAAGATTGGTACATAGTTCCTCAATACATTTTTTATAGGGGTTTGACTGAAGAATTTAAAAACATTGAAGCACCAACAATGTCGCTACGACATTATTTGCAGATAGGAATAATTAAACAATTAAGATAA
- a CDS encoding T9SS type A sorting domain-containing protein yields the protein MRAFTTSVNLYVYVNSTLVKTITGGTVNVPANSGIITVNIAGAVTLKFVQVNSTSGQVTIDNIEWTPYTTAIAKSIEENLDNPVSEFNMYPNPASNVLTIITNSSNNQYTIVDIYGKTIERGNLKSEAHINVSTLVKGLYFVNITDDKGKTQTKKFIKE from the coding sequence ATGCGGGCATTTACTACATCAGTAAATCTATATGTTTATGTTAATAGTACACTTGTAAAAACCATCACCGGTGGTACTGTAAATGTACCTGCTAACTCAGGTATAATTACAGTAAATATTGCTGGTGCTGTTACACTTAAATTTGTTCAAGTTAATTCAACCTCAGGACAAGTAACTATCGATAATATAGAATGGACTCCTTATACTACCGCTATTGCAAAGTCAATAGAAGAAAACTTGGATAACCCTGTATCAGAATTCAATATGTATCCAAATCCAGCAAGTAATGTTTTAACGATTATTACAAATAGTAGTAATAACCAATATACCATTGTTGATATTTATGGGAAAACCATTGAGCGTGGAAATCTTAAAAGTGAAGCACACATTAATGTTTCTACTTTAGTAAAAGGTTTGTACTTTGTAAATATTACGGATGATAAAGGGAAAACTCAAACTAAGAAATTCATAAAGGAATAA
- a CDS encoding ATP-dependent 6-phosphofructokinase — MSASTKKSKGVIAILTGGGDVPGLNPAIRAITIRALREGYEVIGIKRGWAGMIEVIRDKKVDNSNCFEELTEERVNKAFRTGGTFLHTSRTNPSKVLKSSVPDHLQDHYNKEMNDLTPEVLKNLNFIGIDYLIPIGGDDTLSYGVRLYKEGVKVIAIPKTMDNDVPGTDYCIGFSTCVTRTISLTDILRTSAGSHERILVMEVFGRYAGFTAMIPTMAGIANRCVIPEYKFNIDRLTELLIEDRAKNPSKYSTVLVSEGAMFEGMEEMSFQGTEKDAFGHAKLGGIGELVSKQIKELTPKYNKGKVVNIISQNLGYLVRGGEPDAIDSIVPMAFGNLALDLILKGIHGRLVVLKNGRYDNVPIDVVSSQKKVVNIQRYYNTDRLRPYFKSFEMQPLFIMTSE, encoded by the coding sequence ATGTCAGCAAGTACAAAGAAGAGTAAAGGGGTTATAGCCATACTAACAGGGGGTGGCGATGTACCTGGTTTAAATCCGGCAATTAGAGCAATAACCATTAGAGCATTGCGTGAGGGTTATGAAGTTATTGGGATAAAAAGAGGTTGGGCAGGGATGATTGAAGTCATTAGGGATAAAAAGGTTGATAACAGCAATTGTTTTGAGGAACTAACCGAAGAGAGGGTAAATAAAGCATTCCGAACAGGTGGTACATTTCTTCACACATCAAGGACTAACCCAAGTAAGGTTCTTAAATCATCGGTACCTGATCATTTACAAGATCATTATAATAAAGAGATGAACGATCTTACCCCAGAGGTTCTTAAAAACCTTAATTTTATTGGCATCGATTACTTAATTCCAATTGGGGGCGATGATACGCTTAGCTATGGTGTTAGGCTATACAAGGAGGGTGTAAAGGTGATAGCCATCCCAAAAACGATGGATAATGATGTTCCCGGAACCGACTATTGTATTGGGTTTAGTACTTGTGTTACAAGAACAATCTCATTAACGGATATTCTCCGAACGTCGGCTGGTTCCCACGAACGAATTCTTGTTATGGAAGTATTCGGTCGGTATGCTGGCTTTACTGCGATGATACCTACAATGGCTGGAATCGCAAATAGGTGTGTTATCCCTGAATATAAATTTAATATTGATCGGCTAACAGAGTTACTAATTGAAGATAGAGCCAAGAATCCTAGTAAGTATTCAACTGTGCTGGTATCTGAGGGTGCTATGTTTGAAGGAATGGAGGAGATGTCTTTCCAAGGAACAGAGAAGGATGCCTTTGGTCATGCAAAATTGGGTGGGATAGGAGAGTTGGTATCAAAGCAAATTAAGGAGCTTACTCCAAAATATAACAAGGGTAAAGTAGTTAATATTATTAGCCAGAACTTAGGTTACCTCGTTCGTGGGGGCGAGCCAGATGCTATTGATTCCATTGTTCCAATGGCTTTTGGAAACCTAGCGCTTGATTTAATCCTTAAAGGCATTCATGGTCGCTTGGTTGTTCTTAAAAATGGACGGTACGATAATGTACCAATCGATGTAGTATCGAGCCAAAAAAAGGTTGTAAACATCCAACGTTACTACAATACCGATAGGCTAAGACCTTACTTTAAAAGCTTTGAAATGCAGCCATTGTTTATTATGACTAGTGAATAG